One part of the Sarcophilus harrisii chromosome 5, mSarHar1.11, whole genome shotgun sequence genome encodes these proteins:
- the ING4 gene encoding inhibitor of growth protein 4 isoform X3 yields MRDLDQRTEDLKAEIDKLATEYMSSARSLNSEEKLALLKQIQEAYGKCKEFGDDKVQLAMQTYEMVDKHIRRLDTDLARFEADLKEKQIESSDYDSSSSKGKKKGRVQKEKKAARARSKGKNSDEEAPKAAQKKLKFVRTSPEYGMPSVTFGSVHPSDVLDMPVDPNEPTYCLCHQVSYGEMIGCDNPDCSIEWFHFACVGLTTKPRGKWFCPRCSQERKKK; encoded by the exons ATGCGGGACCTAGACCAGAGAACAGAGG ACCTGAAAGCAGAAATTGACAAGCTGGCCACTGAATATATGAGTAGCGCCCGCAGCCTCAACTCAGAGGAAAAGCTGGCATTACTTAAGCAGATCCAGGAAGCCTACGGCAAGTGCAAGGAATTTGGGGATGACAAGGTGCAGCTCGCCATGCAGACCTATGAGATG GTGGATAAGCATATTCGAAGACTGGACACAGATCTAGCCCGTTTTGAGGCTGATCTAAAAGAGAAACAGATTGAGTCAAGTGACTATGACAGCTCTTccagcaaaggaaaaaaga AAGGCCGGGTTCAGAAGGAGAAGAAAGCTGCCCGTGCTCGTTCTAAGGGTAAGAATTCAGATGAGGAGGCTCCCAAGGCTGCCCAGAAGAAGCTGAAATTTGTGCGCAC aagccCTGAGTATGGTATGCCCTCAGTGACTTTTGGCAGTGTCCACCCTTCAGATGTGCTGGATATGCCAGTGGATCCCAATGAACCTACCTACTGCCTTTGCCACCAAGTTTCCTATGGGGAGATGATTGGCTGTGACAACCCTGAT TGTTCCATTGAGTGGTTCCACTTTGCCTGTGTTGGATTAACAACCAAGCCTCGAGGGAAATG GTTCTGCCCTCGGTGCTCTCAGGAAcggaagaagaaataa
- the ZNF384 gene encoding zinc finger protein 384 isoform X4 — protein sequence MEESHFNSSPYFWPAVPTVSGQIENTMFINKMKDQLLPEKGCGLAPPHYPTLLTVPASVPLPSGISMDADTKPDQLTPHSQASVTQNITVVPVPSTGLMTAGPGLVITSPSGSLVTTASSAQTFPISAPMIVSALPPGSQALQVVPDLSKKVASALAEEGGGGGGGGGGGGTVASKPPRGRKKKRMQESGLPEMNDPYVLSPEDDEDHQKDGKTYRCRMCSLTFYSKSEMQIHSKSHTETKPHKCPHCSKTFANSSYLAQHIRIHSGAKPYTCSYCQKAFRQLSHLQQHTRIHTGDRPYKCAHPGCEKAFTQLSNLQSHRRQHNKDKPFKCHNCHRAYTDAASLEVHLSTHTVKHAKVYTCSICSRAYTSETYLMKHMRKHNAPDLQQQQVSAVSAAAAAAAAVAQAQAQAQAQAQAQASQASQQQQQQQQQQQQQQHFQPPGAAPQGGGGGDSNPNPPPQCSFDLTSYKTAEHHKDICLTVTTSTIQVEHLASS from the exons ATGGAAGAATCTCACTTCAATTCTTCCCCGTACTTCTGGCCAGCGGTTCCCACAGTCTCAGGACAG ataGAAAACACGATGTTTATCAACAAGATGAAGGATCAGCTATTACCAGAGAAAGGCTGTGGGCTGGCACCACCTCACTATCCAACCCTGCTAACAGTGCCTGCCTCAGTACCCCTGCCATCAGGCATCAGCATGGATGCTGATACCAAGCCAGATCAACTGACACCACATAGCCAGGCTTCAGTCACTCAGAACATCACTGTGGTGCCTGTGCCATCCACAGGACTAATGACTGCTG gTCCAGGCTTGGTGATCACATCTCCCTCAGGCTCTCTAGTGACTACAGCCTCCTCAGCTCAGACCTTCCCCATCTCAGCTCCCATGATTGTGTCAGCCCTTCCCCCTGGCTCCCAAGCCCTGCAGGTGGTCCCTGACCTCTCCAAGAAGGTGGCATCAGCTCTGGCAGAAGAAGGGGGCGGGGGAGGTGGGGGTGGTGGGGGTGGTGGCACTGTGGCTTCCAAGCCTCCCCGGGGCCGAAAGAAGAAGCGGATGCAGGAATCAGGGCTGCCTGAGATGAATGACCCTTATGTGCTCTCCCCTGAGGATGACGAAGACCATCAGAAGGATGGCAAGACCTACAG GTGCCGGATGTGTTCGCTGACCTTCTATTCCAAGTCGGAGATGCAAATCCACTCCAAGTCACACACAGAGACCAAGCCCCACAAGTGCCCGCACTGTTCTAAGACCTTCGCCAACAGCTCCTACTTGGCCCAGCACATCCGTATCCACTCAGGGGCCAAGCCCTACACCTGTTCCTACTGCCAGAAGGCCTTCCGCCAGCTCTCCCACCTCCAGCAGCACACACG AATCCATACCGGAGACAGACCATACAAATGTGCACACCCAGGCTGTGAAAAAGCCTTTACTCAGCTCTCCAACTTGCAG TCCCACAGACGGCAGCACAACAAAGATAAACCCTTCAAGTGCCACAACTGTCATCGAGCGTATACAGATGCTGCCTCATTAGAGGTGCACCTATCTACACATACAGTGAAGCATGCTAAAGTGTATACCTGTTCCATCTGCAGTCGTGCATACACATCG GAGACATATCTGATGAAACACATGCGAAAACACAATGCTCCAGATCTCCAGCAGCAGCAGGTATCAGCAGTATcagcagcagctgcagcagcagcagcagtggccCAAGCTCAGGCTCAGGCTCAGGCTCAAGCTCAGGCTCAAGCTTCCCAGGCCTcccaacaacagcagcagcagcagcagcagcaacagcagcaacagcacTTCCAGCCTCCTGGGGCAGCCCCCCAAGGTGGGGGTGGTGGGGACAGCAATCCTAATCCTCCACCCCAGTGTTCCTTTGACCTGACCTCCTACAAGACAGCTGAGCATCATAAGGACATTTGCCTCACAGTTACCACCAGCACCATCCAGGTGGAGCACCTGGCCAGCTCCTAG
- the ING4 gene encoding inhibitor of growth protein 4 isoform X1, with translation MAAGMYLEHYLDSIENLPFELQRNFQLMRDLDQRTEDLKAEIDKLATEYMSSARSLNSEEKLALLKQIQEAYGKCKEFGDDKVQLAMQTYEMVDKHIRRLDTDLARFEADLKEKQIESSDYDSSSSKGKKKGRVQKEKKAARARSKGKNSDEEAPKAAQKKLKFVRTSPEYGMPSVTFGSVHPSDVLDMPVDPNEPTYCLCHQVSYGEMIGCDNPDCSIEWFHFACVGLTTKPRGKWFCPRCSQERKKK, from the exons ATGGCGGCGGGAATGTACTTGGAGCATTACCTGGACA GTATTGAAAACCTCCCCTTTGAGCTCCAGAGAAACTTCCAGCTCATGCGGGACCTAGACCAGAGAACAGAGG ACCTGAAAGCAGAAATTGACAAGCTGGCCACTGAATATATGAGTAGCGCCCGCAGCCTCAACTCAGAGGAAAAGCTGGCATTACTTAAGCAGATCCAGGAAGCCTACGGCAAGTGCAAGGAATTTGGGGATGACAAGGTGCAGCTCGCCATGCAGACCTATGAGATG GTGGATAAGCATATTCGAAGACTGGACACAGATCTAGCCCGTTTTGAGGCTGATCTAAAAGAGAAACAGATTGAGTCAAGTGACTATGACAGCTCTTccagcaaaggaaaaaaga AAGGCCGGGTTCAGAAGGAGAAGAAAGCTGCCCGTGCTCGTTCTAAGGGTAAGAATTCAGATGAGGAGGCTCCCAAGGCTGCCCAGAAGAAGCTGAAATTTGTGCGCAC aagccCTGAGTATGGTATGCCCTCAGTGACTTTTGGCAGTGTCCACCCTTCAGATGTGCTGGATATGCCAGTGGATCCCAATGAACCTACCTACTGCCTTTGCCACCAAGTTTCCTATGGGGAGATGATTGGCTGTGACAACCCTGAT TGTTCCATTGAGTGGTTCCACTTTGCCTGTGTTGGATTAACAACCAAGCCTCGAGGGAAATG GTTCTGCCCTCGGTGCTCTCAGGAAcggaagaagaaataa
- the ZNF384 gene encoding zinc finger protein 384 isoform X2 — MEESHFNSSPYFWPAVPTVSGQIENTMFINKMKDQLLPEKGCGLAPPHYPTLLTVPASVPLPSGISMDADTKPDQLTPHSQASVTQNITVVPVPSTGLMTAGPGLVITSPSGSLVTTASSAQTFPISAPMIVSALPPGSQALQVVPDLSKKVASALAEEGGGGGGGGGGGGTVASKPPRGRKKKRMQESGLPEMNDPYVLSPEDDEDHQKDGKTYRCRMCSLTFYSKSEMQIHSKSHTETKPHKCPHCSKTFANSSYLAQHIRIHSGAKPYTCSYCQKAFRQLSHLQQHTRIHSKLHTETVKPHKCPHCSKTFANSSYLAQHLRIHSGAKPYTCSYCQKAFRQLSHLQQHTRIHTGDRPYKCAHPGCEKAFTQLSNLQSHRRQHNKDKPFKCHNCHRAYTDAASLEVHLSTHTVKHAKVYTCSICSRAYTSETYLMKHMRKHNAPDLQQQQVSAVSAAAAAAAAVAQAQAQAQAQAQAQASQASQQQQQQQQQQQQQQHFQPPGAAPQGGGGGDSNPNPPPQCSFDLTSYKTAEHHKDICLTVTTSTIQVEHLASS, encoded by the exons ATGGAAGAATCTCACTTCAATTCTTCCCCGTACTTCTGGCCAGCGGTTCCCACAGTCTCAGGACAG ataGAAAACACGATGTTTATCAACAAGATGAAGGATCAGCTATTACCAGAGAAAGGCTGTGGGCTGGCACCACCTCACTATCCAACCCTGCTAACAGTGCCTGCCTCAGTACCCCTGCCATCAGGCATCAGCATGGATGCTGATACCAAGCCAGATCAACTGACACCACATAGCCAGGCTTCAGTCACTCAGAACATCACTGTGGTGCCTGTGCCATCCACAGGACTAATGACTGCTG gTCCAGGCTTGGTGATCACATCTCCCTCAGGCTCTCTAGTGACTACAGCCTCCTCAGCTCAGACCTTCCCCATCTCAGCTCCCATGATTGTGTCAGCCCTTCCCCCTGGCTCCCAAGCCCTGCAGGTGGTCCCTGACCTCTCCAAGAAGGTGGCATCAGCTCTGGCAGAAGAAGGGGGCGGGGGAGGTGGGGGTGGTGGGGGTGGTGGCACTGTGGCTTCCAAGCCTCCCCGGGGCCGAAAGAAGAAGCGGATGCAGGAATCAGGGCTGCCTGAGATGAATGACCCTTATGTGCTCTCCCCTGAGGATGACGAAGACCATCAGAAGGATGGCAAGACCTACAG GTGCCGGATGTGTTCGCTGACCTTCTATTCCAAGTCGGAGATGCAAATCCACTCCAAGTCACACACAGAGACCAAGCCCCACAAGTGCCCGCACTGTTCTAAGACCTTCGCCAACAGCTCCTACTTGGCCCAGCACATCCGTATCCACTCAGGGGCCAAGCCCTACACCTGTTCCTACTGCCAGAAGGCCTTCCGCCAGCTCTCCCACCTCCAGCAGCACACACG GATCCACTCCAAGCTGCACACGGAGACTGTCAAGCCCCACAAGTGCCCGCACTGCTCCAAGACCTTCGCCAACAGCTCCTACCTGGCCCAGCACCTCCGTATCCATTCGGGGGCCAAGCCTTACACCTGTTCCTACTGCCAGAAGGCCTTCCGCCAGCTCTCCCACCTTCAGCAGCACACACG AATCCATACCGGAGACAGACCATACAAATGTGCACACCCAGGCTGTGAAAAAGCCTTTACTCAGCTCTCCAACTTGCAG TCCCACAGACGGCAGCACAACAAAGATAAACCCTTCAAGTGCCACAACTGTCATCGAGCGTATACAGATGCTGCCTCATTAGAGGTGCACCTATCTACACATACAGTGAAGCATGCTAAAGTGTATACCTGTTCCATCTGCAGTCGTGCATACACATCG GAGACATATCTGATGAAACACATGCGAAAACACAATGCTCCAGATCTCCAGCAGCAGCAGGTATCAGCAGTATcagcagcagctgcagcagcagcagcagtggccCAAGCTCAGGCTCAGGCTCAGGCTCAAGCTCAGGCTCAAGCTTCCCAGGCCTcccaacaacagcagcagcagcagcagcagcaacagcagcaacagcacTTCCAGCCTCCTGGGGCAGCCCCCCAAGGTGGGGGTGGTGGGGACAGCAATCCTAATCCTCCACCCCAGTGTTCCTTTGACCTGACCTCCTACAAGACAGCTGAGCATCATAAGGACATTTGCCTCACAGTTACCACCAGCACCATCCAGGTGGAGCACCTGGCCAGCTCCTAG
- the ING4 gene encoding inhibitor of growth protein 4 isoform X2, with the protein MAAGMYLEHYLDSIENLPFELQRNFQLMRDLDQRTEDLKAEIDKLATEYMSSARSLNSEEKLALLKQIQEAYGKCKEFGDDKVQLAMQTYEMVDKHIRRLDTDLARFEADLKEKQIESSDYDSSSSKGKKSRVQKEKKAARARSKGKNSDEEAPKAAQKKLKFVRTSPEYGMPSVTFGSVHPSDVLDMPVDPNEPTYCLCHQVSYGEMIGCDNPDCSIEWFHFACVGLTTKPRGKWFCPRCSQERKKK; encoded by the exons ATGGCGGCGGGAATGTACTTGGAGCATTACCTGGACA GTATTGAAAACCTCCCCTTTGAGCTCCAGAGAAACTTCCAGCTCATGCGGGACCTAGACCAGAGAACAGAGG ACCTGAAAGCAGAAATTGACAAGCTGGCCACTGAATATATGAGTAGCGCCCGCAGCCTCAACTCAGAGGAAAAGCTGGCATTACTTAAGCAGATCCAGGAAGCCTACGGCAAGTGCAAGGAATTTGGGGATGACAAGGTGCAGCTCGCCATGCAGACCTATGAGATG GTGGATAAGCATATTCGAAGACTGGACACAGATCTAGCCCGTTTTGAGGCTGATCTAAAAGAGAAACAGATTGAGTCAAGTGACTATGACAGCTCTTccagcaaaggaaaaaaga GCCGGGTTCAGAAGGAGAAGAAAGCTGCCCGTGCTCGTTCTAAGGGTAAGAATTCAGATGAGGAGGCTCCCAAGGCTGCCCAGAAGAAGCTGAAATTTGTGCGCAC aagccCTGAGTATGGTATGCCCTCAGTGACTTTTGGCAGTGTCCACCCTTCAGATGTGCTGGATATGCCAGTGGATCCCAATGAACCTACCTACTGCCTTTGCCACCAAGTTTCCTATGGGGAGATGATTGGCTGTGACAACCCTGAT TGTTCCATTGAGTGGTTCCACTTTGCCTGTGTTGGATTAACAACCAAGCCTCGAGGGAAATG GTTCTGCCCTCGGTGCTCTCAGGAAcggaagaagaaataa
- the ZNF384 gene encoding zinc finger protein 384 isoform X3, giving the protein MEESHFNSSPYFWPAVPTVSGQIENTMFINKMKDQLLPEKGCGLAPPHYPTLLTVPASVPLPSGISMDADTKPDQLTPHSQASVTQNITVVPVPSTGLMTAGPGLVITSPSGSLVTTASSAQTFPISAPMIVSALPPGSQALQVVPDLSKKVASALAEEGGGGGGGGGGGGTVASKPPRGRKKKRMQESGLPEMNDPYVLSPEDDEDHQKDGKTYRSQGNCGTGNGQSPGLMDSGSTTNLLCDPGCRMCSLTFYSKSEMQIHSKSHTETKPHKCPHCSKTFANSSYLAQHIRIHSGAKPYTCSYCQKAFRQLSHLQQHTRIHTGDRPYKCAHPGCEKAFTQLSNLQSHRRQHNKDKPFKCHNCHRAYTDAASLEVHLSTHTVKHAKVYTCSICSRAYTSETYLMKHMRKHNAPDLQQQQVSAVSAAAAAAAAVAQAQAQAQAQAQAQASQASQQQQQQQQQQQQQQHFQPPGAAPQGGGGGDSNPNPPPQCSFDLTSYKTAEHHKDICLTVTTSTIQVEHLASS; this is encoded by the exons ATGGAAGAATCTCACTTCAATTCTTCCCCGTACTTCTGGCCAGCGGTTCCCACAGTCTCAGGACAG ataGAAAACACGATGTTTATCAACAAGATGAAGGATCAGCTATTACCAGAGAAAGGCTGTGGGCTGGCACCACCTCACTATCCAACCCTGCTAACAGTGCCTGCCTCAGTACCCCTGCCATCAGGCATCAGCATGGATGCTGATACCAAGCCAGATCAACTGACACCACATAGCCAGGCTTCAGTCACTCAGAACATCACTGTGGTGCCTGTGCCATCCACAGGACTAATGACTGCTG gTCCAGGCTTGGTGATCACATCTCCCTCAGGCTCTCTAGTGACTACAGCCTCCTCAGCTCAGACCTTCCCCATCTCAGCTCCCATGATTGTGTCAGCCCTTCCCCCTGGCTCCCAAGCCCTGCAGGTGGTCCCTGACCTCTCCAAGAAGGTGGCATCAGCTCTGGCAGAAGAAGGGGGCGGGGGAGGTGGGGGTGGTGGGGGTGGTGGCACTGTGGCTTCCAAGCCTCCCCGGGGCCGAAAGAAGAAGCGGATGCAGGAATCAGGGCTGCCTGAGATGAATGACCCTTATGTGCTCTCCCCTGAGGATGACGAAGACCATCAGAAGGATGGCAAGACCTACAG GAGCCAGGGAAACTGCGGCACAGGAAATGGACAGAGCCCTGGGCTCATGGATTCAGGCTCCACCAccaacttgctgtgtgaccctgg GTGCCGGATGTGTTCGCTGACCTTCTATTCCAAGTCGGAGATGCAAATCCACTCCAAGTCACACACAGAGACCAAGCCCCACAAGTGCCCGCACTGTTCTAAGACCTTCGCCAACAGCTCCTACTTGGCCCAGCACATCCGTATCCACTCAGGGGCCAAGCCCTACACCTGTTCCTACTGCCAGAAGGCCTTCCGCCAGCTCTCCCACCTCCAGCAGCACACACG AATCCATACCGGAGACAGACCATACAAATGTGCACACCCAGGCTGTGAAAAAGCCTTTACTCAGCTCTCCAACTTGCAG TCCCACAGACGGCAGCACAACAAAGATAAACCCTTCAAGTGCCACAACTGTCATCGAGCGTATACAGATGCTGCCTCATTAGAGGTGCACCTATCTACACATACAGTGAAGCATGCTAAAGTGTATACCTGTTCCATCTGCAGTCGTGCATACACATCG GAGACATATCTGATGAAACACATGCGAAAACACAATGCTCCAGATCTCCAGCAGCAGCAGGTATCAGCAGTATcagcagcagctgcagcagcagcagcagtggccCAAGCTCAGGCTCAGGCTCAGGCTCAAGCTCAGGCTCAAGCTTCCCAGGCCTcccaacaacagcagcagcagcagcagcagcaacagcagcaacagcacTTCCAGCCTCCTGGGGCAGCCCCCCAAGGTGGGGGTGGTGGGGACAGCAATCCTAATCCTCCACCCCAGTGTTCCTTTGACCTGACCTCCTACAAGACAGCTGAGCATCATAAGGACATTTGCCTCACAGTTACCACCAGCACCATCCAGGTGGAGCACCTGGCCAGCTCCTAG
- the ING4 gene encoding inhibitor of growth protein 4 isoform X4: protein MSSARSLNSEEKLALLKQIQEAYGKCKEFGDDKVQLAMQTYEMVDKHIRRLDTDLARFEADLKEKQIESSDYDSSSSKGKKKGRVQKEKKAARARSKGKNSDEEAPKAAQKKLKFVRTSPEYGMPSVTFGSVHPSDVLDMPVDPNEPTYCLCHQVSYGEMIGCDNPDCSIEWFHFACVGLTTKPRGKWFCPRCSQERKKK, encoded by the exons ATGAGTAGCGCCCGCAGCCTCAACTCAGAGGAAAAGCTGGCATTACTTAAGCAGATCCAGGAAGCCTACGGCAAGTGCAAGGAATTTGGGGATGACAAGGTGCAGCTCGCCATGCAGACCTATGAGATG GTGGATAAGCATATTCGAAGACTGGACACAGATCTAGCCCGTTTTGAGGCTGATCTAAAAGAGAAACAGATTGAGTCAAGTGACTATGACAGCTCTTccagcaaaggaaaaaaga AAGGCCGGGTTCAGAAGGAGAAGAAAGCTGCCCGTGCTCGTTCTAAGGGTAAGAATTCAGATGAGGAGGCTCCCAAGGCTGCCCAGAAGAAGCTGAAATTTGTGCGCAC aagccCTGAGTATGGTATGCCCTCAGTGACTTTTGGCAGTGTCCACCCTTCAGATGTGCTGGATATGCCAGTGGATCCCAATGAACCTACCTACTGCCTTTGCCACCAAGTTTCCTATGGGGAGATGATTGGCTGTGACAACCCTGAT TGTTCCATTGAGTGGTTCCACTTTGCCTGTGTTGGATTAACAACCAAGCCTCGAGGGAAATG GTTCTGCCCTCGGTGCTCTCAGGAAcggaagaagaaataa
- the ING4 gene encoding inhibitor of growth protein 4 isoform X5 produces the protein MAAGMYLEHYLDSIENLPFELQRNFQLMRDLDQRTEEVLDIICGPAFWQLLSKFGCPEKFTWSLRLLPDGQASVSIVDLKAEIDKLATEYMSSARSLNSEEKLALLKQIQEAYGKCKEFGDDKVQLAMQTYEMVDKHIRRLDTDLARFEADLKEKQIESSDYDSSSSKGKKKGRVQKEKKAARARSKGKNSDEEAPKAAQKKLKFVRTSPEYGMPSVTFGSVHPSDVLDMPVDPNEPTYCLCHQVSYGEMIGCDNPDCSIEWFHFACVGLTTKPRGKWFCPRCSQERKKK, from the exons ATGGCGGCGGGAATGTACTTGGAGCATTACCTGGACA GTATTGAAAACCTCCCCTTTGAGCTCCAGAGAAACTTCCAGCTCATGCGGGACCTAGACCAGAGAACAGAGG AAGTTTTAGATATCATCTGTGGACCTGCATTCTGGCAACTCTTGAGCAAGTTTGGCTGCCCTGAGAAATTCACTTGGAGCCTGAGGCTACTCCCCGATGGTCAG GCCTCTGTCTCTATTGTAGACCTGAAAGCAGAAATTGACAAGCTGGCCACTGAATATATGAGTAGCGCCCGCAGCCTCAACTCAGAGGAAAAGCTGGCATTACTTAAGCAGATCCAGGAAGCCTACGGCAAGTGCAAGGAATTTGGGGATGACAAGGTGCAGCTCGCCATGCAGACCTATGAGATG GTGGATAAGCATATTCGAAGACTGGACACAGATCTAGCCCGTTTTGAGGCTGATCTAAAAGAGAAACAGATTGAGTCAAGTGACTATGACAGCTCTTccagcaaaggaaaaaaga AAGGCCGGGTTCAGAAGGAGAAGAAAGCTGCCCGTGCTCGTTCTAAGGGTAAGAATTCAGATGAGGAGGCTCCCAAGGCTGCCCAGAAGAAGCTGAAATTTGTGCGCAC aagccCTGAGTATGGTATGCCCTCAGTGACTTTTGGCAGTGTCCACCCTTCAGATGTGCTGGATATGCCAGTGGATCCCAATGAACCTACCTACTGCCTTTGCCACCAAGTTTCCTATGGGGAGATGATTGGCTGTGACAACCCTGAT TGTTCCATTGAGTGGTTCCACTTTGCCTGTGTTGGATTAACAACCAAGCCTCGAGGGAAATG GTTCTGCCCTCGGTGCTCTCAGGAAcggaagaagaaataa
- the ZNF384 gene encoding zinc finger protein 384 isoform X1 has product MEESHFNSSPYFWPAVPTVSGQIENTMFINKMKDQLLPEKGCGLAPPHYPTLLTVPASVPLPSGISMDADTKPDQLTPHSQASVTQNITVVPVPSTGLMTAGPGLVITSPSGSLVTTASSAQTFPISAPMIVSALPPGSQALQVVPDLSKKVASALAEEGGGGGGGGGGGGTVASKPPRGRKKKRMQESGLPEMNDPYVLSPEDDEDHQKDGKTYRSQGNCGTGNGQSPGLMDSGSTTNLLCDPGCRMCSLTFYSKSEMQIHSKSHTETKPHKCPHCSKTFANSSYLAQHIRIHSGAKPYTCSYCQKAFRQLSHLQQHTRIHSKLHTETVKPHKCPHCSKTFANSSYLAQHLRIHSGAKPYTCSYCQKAFRQLSHLQQHTRIHTGDRPYKCAHPGCEKAFTQLSNLQSHRRQHNKDKPFKCHNCHRAYTDAASLEVHLSTHTVKHAKVYTCSICSRAYTSETYLMKHMRKHNAPDLQQQQVSAVSAAAAAAAAVAQAQAQAQAQAQAQASQASQQQQQQQQQQQQQQHFQPPGAAPQGGGGGDSNPNPPPQCSFDLTSYKTAEHHKDICLTVTTSTIQVEHLASS; this is encoded by the exons ATGGAAGAATCTCACTTCAATTCTTCCCCGTACTTCTGGCCAGCGGTTCCCACAGTCTCAGGACAG ataGAAAACACGATGTTTATCAACAAGATGAAGGATCAGCTATTACCAGAGAAAGGCTGTGGGCTGGCACCACCTCACTATCCAACCCTGCTAACAGTGCCTGCCTCAGTACCCCTGCCATCAGGCATCAGCATGGATGCTGATACCAAGCCAGATCAACTGACACCACATAGCCAGGCTTCAGTCACTCAGAACATCACTGTGGTGCCTGTGCCATCCACAGGACTAATGACTGCTG gTCCAGGCTTGGTGATCACATCTCCCTCAGGCTCTCTAGTGACTACAGCCTCCTCAGCTCAGACCTTCCCCATCTCAGCTCCCATGATTGTGTCAGCCCTTCCCCCTGGCTCCCAAGCCCTGCAGGTGGTCCCTGACCTCTCCAAGAAGGTGGCATCAGCTCTGGCAGAAGAAGGGGGCGGGGGAGGTGGGGGTGGTGGGGGTGGTGGCACTGTGGCTTCCAAGCCTCCCCGGGGCCGAAAGAAGAAGCGGATGCAGGAATCAGGGCTGCCTGAGATGAATGACCCTTATGTGCTCTCCCCTGAGGATGACGAAGACCATCAGAAGGATGGCAAGACCTACAG GAGCCAGGGAAACTGCGGCACAGGAAATGGACAGAGCCCTGGGCTCATGGATTCAGGCTCCACCAccaacttgctgtgtgaccctgg GTGCCGGATGTGTTCGCTGACCTTCTATTCCAAGTCGGAGATGCAAATCCACTCCAAGTCACACACAGAGACCAAGCCCCACAAGTGCCCGCACTGTTCTAAGACCTTCGCCAACAGCTCCTACTTGGCCCAGCACATCCGTATCCACTCAGGGGCCAAGCCCTACACCTGTTCCTACTGCCAGAAGGCCTTCCGCCAGCTCTCCCACCTCCAGCAGCACACACG GATCCACTCCAAGCTGCACACGGAGACTGTCAAGCCCCACAAGTGCCCGCACTGCTCCAAGACCTTCGCCAACAGCTCCTACCTGGCCCAGCACCTCCGTATCCATTCGGGGGCCAAGCCTTACACCTGTTCCTACTGCCAGAAGGCCTTCCGCCAGCTCTCCCACCTTCAGCAGCACACACG AATCCATACCGGAGACAGACCATACAAATGTGCACACCCAGGCTGTGAAAAAGCCTTTACTCAGCTCTCCAACTTGCAG TCCCACAGACGGCAGCACAACAAAGATAAACCCTTCAAGTGCCACAACTGTCATCGAGCGTATACAGATGCTGCCTCATTAGAGGTGCACCTATCTACACATACAGTGAAGCATGCTAAAGTGTATACCTGTTCCATCTGCAGTCGTGCATACACATCG GAGACATATCTGATGAAACACATGCGAAAACACAATGCTCCAGATCTCCAGCAGCAGCAGGTATCAGCAGTATcagcagcagctgcagcagcagcagcagtggccCAAGCTCAGGCTCAGGCTCAGGCTCAAGCTCAGGCTCAAGCTTCCCAGGCCTcccaacaacagcagcagcagcagcagcagcaacagcagcaacagcacTTCCAGCCTCCTGGGGCAGCCCCCCAAGGTGGGGGTGGTGGGGACAGCAATCCTAATCCTCCACCCCAGTGTTCCTTTGACCTGACCTCCTACAAGACAGCTGAGCATCATAAGGACATTTGCCTCACAGTTACCACCAGCACCATCCAGGTGGAGCACCTGGCCAGCTCCTAG